From Kwoniella dendrophila CBS 6074 chromosome 11, complete sequence, a single genomic window includes:
- a CDS encoding NADH dehydrogenase [ubiquinone] iron-sulfur protein 7, mitochondrial: MATALLPGLRSGVFAKASSSTIRPAFAIARPISNTAIALRPHTPTSSINTADSSPSTTMPATAIAQRGSNQLSLETPRNGAEYVLSTLDKVVNWARQGSMWPMTFGLACCAVEMMHMAAARYDQDRLGVVFRASPRQSDIMIVAGTLTNKMAPALRKVYDQMPEPRWVISMGSCANGGGYYHYSYSVVRGCDRIVPVDIYVPGCPPTAEALLYGMLQLQRKMRRNRQGVRWYRK; this comes from the exons ATGGCTACTGCTCTCTTACCAGGTTTACGAAGTG GCGTTTTTGccaaagcttcttcatccacCATTCGACCAGCATTTGCGATCG CTCGACCGATCTCAAATACTGCTATTGCCCTCCGACCCCACActccaacatcatcaataaatacCGCCGATTCATCTCCTTCAACTACCATGCCAGCTACTGCTATAGCACAAAGGGGAAGTAATCAGTTGAGTTTGGAAACGCCTAGAAACGGTGCCG AATATGTACTTTCAACACTTGATAAAGTCGTCAACTGGGCCAGACAAGGTTCCATGTGGCCTATGACTTTCGGTCTTGCATGTTGTGCTGTAGAAATGAT GCACATGGCTGCTGCTCGATATGATCAAGATCGATTAGGTGTTGTGTTCCGAGCTTCACCTCGTCAAAGTGATATCATGATTGTTGCCGGTACTTTGACCAACAAAATGGCACCTGCATTGCGAAAGG TATATGATCAAATGCCTGAACCACGATGGGTTATTTCTATGGGTTCATGTGCCAACGGTGGTGGTTACTATCACTATTCGTACTCAGTTGTACGAGGGTGTGACAGAATTGTCCCAGTAGATATTTACGTACCTGGATG TCCACCTACAGCTGAAGCTTTACTCTATGGTATGCTTCAATTACAACGAAAGATGCGAAGAAACAGACAAGGTGTACGATGGTACCGAAAGTAA
- a CDS encoding exportin-T, translating into MASSQSPHLTNIPQAVRIAAGIDPNANAELKQQAIDYLTKVKELCQETWQDCLALYLQGAGAPGPSNPGKDGKQKLETDLRMFCQQVVDTVLTQR; encoded by the exons ATGGCGTCTTCTCAATCACCTCATCTCACTAATATCCCTCAAGCGGTACGAATCGCTGCTGGTATAGATCCTAATGCTAATGCTGAGCTCAAACAACAAGCAATAGATTACCTCACAAAGGTAAAGGAACTCTGTCAGGAGACCTGGCAG GACTGTTTGGCGCTCTACCTTCAAGGTGCAGGTGCTCCTGGACCTTCTAATCCTGGTAAAGATGGGAAGCAAAAGCTGGAAACTGATTTGAGAATGTTCTGTCAGCAAGTGGTGGATACGGTCTTAACTCAACGGTGA